TTGCATGGTAAGACCTTTCCTAAAAAGCAAGATGGGGTGAATGTCATTGCTTTTGACAGCAAGAACATGGAGGGATGGCTGGATGAAGTCCAGAAGTTTAAACTTTTTGGGTCAGGACAAATGCGGCCTAGCATGCTCTATATCTCCGGAGGAAAACACTTTCCCTTTAACATTGACCAGTTTGACAAAGCATCAGCCTACAGATTCAGGCATGCTGGTGCTGGTTGAGGAGGGGATCAACCTAGGAAGGAATGCAGAAGTACAGAGCAGGCTCCAGCTGAATGTGCAGTGTCCTATGGTCACCCTCGGTGAAGCTTGTTCACCCATCGTGCTTGGAGAAGTTGGCAAGTGGTTGGGGTATTACCTCAAAATATATGAGGCACAATTTTTATACCTCAAAATATAGTCAGCTCAAGAAATGCCGATGTTGTGAAAGAGAAAATCTTAGTTGAAATTCAGTTGGGgtgcatgtgtggcccttttCCGACACCCCTTCTAAAGTTTGATATTGTCCTGCATGGAGGTCGTGCCCAAGAAAGAGCCAGGTAAGGTTTAATTCAGCACCAGCCAGCGGGTCGATCAGTTAAAGATGTTATTAGTGCCCAAGATTGCCGGGTATAGTAGCAATCATTTTAGAAGACTTTGGAGATTGTTAGAAGTATCCACCTTTTCCTGTTGCATTCTGAATCATTTAATTTTATGGGCTTTAATCAACAGGATGGGTTCTACATTGATAAATGTTTGTGCCTACGTTGTGCCATGTCATGAGCATATTTTGAACGATTTAGCTCCTTTCTGCATTGGTGTATTGAGGTGGGTGCAGGTGATTTTTTTTGGAGACTTGTGGTCATATCTTGTTCGCAACACAGGCTTTGTTTAGAGTGCTCAGGATGCCCTGAAAGTCTGATGAATAAAAATTCCTACTTTATAGAAACTGATTCCAAAGAGTGGAGTTGCAATCAAGGTTCTCAATTTAGAAAGGTCTTTAGGACACATTTGAGGGTTCCAGTAAGGCAAACTGAAAAAGTCCAATCATTCTTGGGCTTGCttcaataaaataagaataaaaataaaaaataaaatgagccAATATATGCATTCAGCCCTTCACTGTTGTGAACCAACCAGGGTTCGGTCAATGAGACACAGTCTGCTTACCACTCCATGGTTGGCAGCACTTTCTGAACAGTCCTAGCTGGCAGAGCAATTGCAGTAGGCTGTGTCTCCAAATTGTTCCAGACTTGTAACGATTTCACGGAACTGCCTGCTAAAATTACCCTTAAATGTAGAACTATTAACCAGTTCTGGGAAGCCAACACGGCTCATCAGGTAGATTAATAGCTAATGCTGTTGCTGCCCATACCAGTACTGGTACACCAGTTGTCTGACCATTTCAAACTAATAGAAACACCAAAAAATATCCTAAACTATCACTGTCAAGCACCATCCCTAGCTTTAACTCACTACCTGCTTCTCCAATAGAAATTGTAAGATGGCTGTCAGGAAGTCAGGGTTAATGGGATCCAGTGAAAGAGTGGAAATAGAAAAATATGAATTTCATTGTAATTTACACATTTTGAGACACAGTTTAGGAAAAGTATGGTTAAGAGAAATTTGTGGGATTCATACATCTCCACTTTAGCTTTATGAGTACTATAGCCTCATTCTTTTGTAACCCTAAATATTCTATTACTTTCTTCTCTAACCCCACTAACCAAAATGCTGCTtaaactgtatatcatctcaaaTTTTAATGCTTTTTTACTACTTACTACTTTACTACTTACTACTTACTCTACTACTTATCTAATTATACTTGAGCCCTGCTCTAGCTATAATGCCACCCTACCGCATATATAGTGCCTGATCACTGTAAGCCCTGGGCAGTTTGCTGTACATGTCTGCACAGATTAAAAGTTTAATACTTATATTAATCTTTCTAGTTGTCATTGAATTTTTAGCTCAGTATGCTCTTATTGTGACTATTATAGATCCACATATAATCAGGAACAgactggaaaattttagcccggagtgagacttggctcagcagacTGTTAGGAatattataaaggaaaaaaatgcagcccAGTCACCCAGCTCCATATAGTCCACCAAGGGACTTTCCCTGGGGACAGATTCATCCCTGCGCAACAGATGATACCGCCCCTGCATATAATAAAAGCCATGCTAGACTCATTGGTTTTATGTTGGCAGATGAGATGTAAAGCTACTACATTCCCTTTGCACATACCATAGTGATACTAAATTTTTCCCCATTATTACTGCATAGAGACAGATCAATCATCTCAGGAAGGTTACTGATATATATTAAGACATTACCTACTTAGCTTCTCCATCCAAGAGACTACGGTAAGTTGCGATCTCAGCCTCCAGCCAGGTCTTTAAGCTCAGGAGAACACTAAATTCAGAGATCTGATGACTCACATCCTGTCGTGTTTGATGAAGCAGCTTCTCTAGGTTAGTAATATTTTCTTGCACATCTGCCAGTTGCATGGCGTATTGTGTGTTTACATTCTCCAAAGTGACATCTGCTGCATTTTTCTGCCAATATAGCAATGGACTGTCAgtttatagtggaaggagcagtagATGCATATAGAAATATGATTGGAAAGTTTGGAATGAGCAATGATATACTGTACAAGTATCACAAGGGTATACAATATTATAACATTGCAAATTAATTAAGACAGCAATTCTGTTCTTGGTCAGAGTTACTAACCATAGACAATGGGGAACAGCTTTAAATatgataaaaatgaaacaaaGGTTGGGTGTGCACAGTTAGAACATAAATAATCTGATAATTCAAGATAATTATCTGCATTAGTAAAAACCATGATATGGTTGACTAGGATGAATGTCAGGAACACGCTCTCAGCGTCCCTGACTGAGTATTTTACCATATGGGGTTACACCTGATTCCAGCATTCAATCGTTCACTCACCTATCACACAAGTTATAGATTTgctgaatcacccccaaacagtGCTCTCGCACCCATACACACCTATGATCTGCTACCACCTATTGAATTAGGGCAATGTCGCCCCAATATGCTGGCACACACAAGCACAAACTTTGCTCATTAttacacacaggttagcaatgcacacaccagcaattaaagggttaacacatcgaaactctgttacacaaatgtacacactGGCACACTAGTTTTGTTAGTAAAAATGGATTGACAATTCACACACCACCATTCAAGGGTTAACATAGTCAAGCGATACTCTTcataacaggctaatggatttgtaagagtatcaaggacaacacttattaaattttagatttaatatagaaaGGTACGGGGCATttggatataaataaaaaacaacagataataaataacatacaaaaaacaaatgcaatgCAGTTGTAAACACAAATGGGATTACATTTCAGAGAATAAAATTTATGTATCATAATCTGTATGCTGGGAACAAGGGAGAATGAAATGGATAGTCCTTTAAATTGGGAAACCAAGAGCTGATGAGCTGCTTTCTCCAACACATGGTATTTAAGCAGGTTTAACTGTGAGGGCattcagaggggcagtgtatatgctaatgtggAGGAGGAAATGTCCCATGGGTGTCAATTGTCCAAAAATAGTCCACAAGTTTTGACCTTCCATATCTTTTCTTGGAATATTCCAGAGACATAATTCCTCCTTCAATAAACTAGTCATAAAATAccacacatttacatatcaaatatggTAGTTTTCTTGTTCAGTTGTTATCTATACTTCTCAACCCTTGTACAGTTTTTGCCTCTAAGTACAGAGTGGCACATTGATttaacaaaatatgaaatataaagtcatcttctttgaagttaatatttcttatatacatacataggtaGCCTTTATCTTTTGCTTTCGCCTAAAAGGTTCTTACATTCTGGGCTACTTTGCCTTTATAATGTCTTAATTAGAAAGCCTACTCTAAGTAGGAAAGAGCATGCATGATCAAAGGTAATGCATGGCTGTGGTCTGCATATGTTAAGTGAGTTTTCTGAAAGAAGGTCTGGTTTTAAACTGATTACTTGGGCTGCCTGACCaaatattttcaaacattttttttggaCGGGAAATCAGATACATTCTTAtttatcagtttattattttatttgggcACTCATCCTGACAATGAGCAGTTGGAGTATTGTATTTGTTAACAGGGACTTATAGAAACAAATctacaaaaatgaaaatgaaagaaaTCTGAAGCAGGAAAACgtgatttgtttttctttaatatttagaATTGAACTAAATCTAAAAGTGAAATCATTTATCTTTCGACATGTATGTGGCATCTGTACATAGATTGAAAAATGTGTGACCCCTTCCACTGATTAAAAACTACCCTGCAATTGAATGACCCATTTTTATTACTGCAAATAAGTGTGCTGAATTAATTGATGAGAagggtgttttatttttaaacaaatgaatTAATTCAGCTGTAGAAACTGAaatagtaaattaagtgggaAATTCTGAGAGTATATTGCGCAAGGTGGCAGGTTTCATGTTGGGGGAATGTAAAGAGATAACTTTTATCAGTTTTTATCAACCTCATCTGATTTGAAGCTGTAATGATAAGTCTTTCTCAAAGTGGTTGGTGCTGTTCCTTAATGACTACATTCCCTTGCTGGAATGTTCAAAAAGGGATCTATCTGTGTCCGTTTCGGTGTGTGTGTTCAGTGAAAATGTTCAAATGATAAAGCATACAGTTCTTTGCTAAATTACAGACTACTGTATATTGTGTTTAAATCCTAATATATAGCCCCTTGTGCCCTGCTCTCAGAACTACCCCAGATCATAAACATTATTATGTAGTAATCACTGTCTTCAAAGCTATGCTGTTTCCAAGAAGGAGAACTGCTATGAGAGCAGAGTCATGAGGACGGACCAGAAGAAAAATGAGCTGCACATGAGCATTAAGTCTTTGCCCATTGGTTTAGTCAAATGtagctctgattggttggttcaGTGCAAtgtaccccctctcccagaatgtccaccCTGCTCAAACAGACACTtgatttatattattgtatttcaaGTGCTTATCTGAATTATGGTATGTGTGGAGACTGCATTATCTTGAAATTTTGGATGAATCATCATTACCACATACAGTTGTAAGAGCCCTTGTAAGAGCTACTTGTGGACATTAAACAACACTTTTAATACAAGACCCTGCATGTTGCCAATCATCTGCTGTACTACTGTGACCCACAGAAAAGAgctaacactctaatccattatccagctATCCTATGTTGACCTCTGCACCCTGAGTCAATACTCTACATGCTACCCTACAGTTCTGATCCAAAGTAATCGGTTTTGGAAGAACCAGCCACAGTCATAAGCAAAAAGTTCAGTACTAGGTATACATTCAGGGGCGCACGTAGTTTAAGATAAACGTACAGATAAACACACAGGATATCTGCAAGAGCTGCTAGCATCTGTAGGTAGTCCAATCCTACTATAAGCCAACACAAAACATATAAAAGATTCCAGCGCTAATATGtgtgaattaaaataaaactacatATAGTTGAAATATGAATGAGTCAATATGTCTCTTTTATTATAATGAATaggcgtgtgtgtgtataattgaaTATTTGATTATAATGAAAGTACAGATAAACTATGGGCTGGATATATAAATCAGTATTAATTGATCAATAATGggtatataaattaatttaatcacAATAATCCAACAATATAACAACCATGTTAgaacacaataaaaacaatatgcagaaaaaaataggGCTGATTGTCAATACTCATAAATATGTTCAAAATTACTCTCAGTACAAAAGGAAGGTCCAAGGCAGAACTCAAAATCAAATATAAAGCAAACGGCGTGGAAATTCTCTGTCCAGTGGTGAGTTGAGAAATAAGAGGATGGCGACAATGAACAAGTGTTTTGCAAGGATGCAGCTGATGGCATGTTCAGTGGGATGCTTATTATCAAGATGTGGTACAATATGATGTGCCAGTCTAACAGTCAgaacattagggggtatatttactaaactgtgggtttgaaaaagtggagatgttgcctatagcaaccaatcggattctagctgtcattttgtagaaagtactaaataaatgaaagctagaatctgattggtttctataggcaacatattaaTTTATTCATCACCCAAATTTGGTCTGTTTGAGTTCAAGATCATGCTATTTGGGGTGAAGAACGTGCCTACCACCTTCCAGGTCAATGTGATAAAAATCTTCATACACACAGAAGTGACATATGCAAGAAGACAACAATCCTTATACCCATTTACACTCAAGATTAATTTAAAACATGGAGGTAAAGGTAATGAAGGTAAAATAAACAGTTATTAGTAGAAAAACatacaatttaaaattaattaaagggGTATTTCTAAAGTAGAAGCAGGTTGGAATTTGCAatgatgtttttactgttttcaccatatatatattttctggagCATCTTGCAAAAGCTGCAAATGAAAGCATCCATTTTACTGTTATGTTTCCAAATACCTAGAAATGGGTATGCACTTTGAAATGCACTTGGCAGAGAATTAGGCATACTTGTGTAAATATAAAAGTGAGGATATCAGTACTGACCTTGCTCAGTTCAGTCTGAGAATCTATCTCCAGCCGTTGCACTTTTTGCCTGAATTCCGTTATTTCCCTCCTGTTCTTTTCTAATTCACTGGTGTTATTATGTGTCTCCATATTCCACTCTTCCACCTGCAATGGAAACAGTTTTACATTTGTGTGCTGAAAATTGTATAATATGGATTTTGGGGTTATACCATGAATGAGAATGGTTTAAGGGGAAATAAAAGAATGTATGTTTCCTGATGAAATTGTTGCAGAAATCTTTGTTGATCTACCAAATTCATTTACTACATGTAACCTGTCCTAATAAGAATACTTATTTATGTTATCAGTGAAactgaaattatttaaataatgttaacacTAATATCAAAACACAGTGTTGACATTAGAAATGAGTGTGCATGAGGAATGTGTTGAGATAAAGGTGGGAATTCAAATAGCCATGATGTTCCCCAGAACATCACAGCCGtaggatttttacagaaatctctgctgatttttagaggtgtgaggaaatgagcagagattttaccaTAGCAACGGTAAAAGTtgtgcagctaattgaattgaggagaatttagcaataaagtatatatttatatctcaaGTATTTATCTTAAGTGTAGGATAGATTCAGATGGAGGCACCAACTGCTCAATTAAACCAAATAAAGGGGGTTACATATAGCATAAAAAAATTGGGATGATATaaagaaaccaatacatacattGCAGTATCTCTAGACCAGTGGGAAGTGGCAGTAGTAGAAGCATGATCTCCAGAGGAgttttataatacaatatatgaGATATGCTATAAATGGTGGAACTTTCGCCTACTCTCTTCTACATGTTTTACAACAATTCCAACCATGGGAGCATTCATGTTCATTTATTCATACTTGGTAAGTGATAATGGAAGTAGTCATGATGATACCAAGGTATGAAAACCATTCATTCATTAGATGGGGTCATATAGATCACTGTAACATTTAAAATCTAAATTACAGATTAATGTAAATGTATTGTGGTTAAACCAAAGTGTTCATCTATATATGCAGAATACATATGAGATCTTTTATCTGGAATACTTGGGATTTGGGGTTTTTGGATAAGAGTTTTCTGGAATTAAACCTTAACTTAAGTatactaaattatatttacactgaCACTTGTCTTACTCCAAAATAACAGTTGCAGTCTCCTCCTGGGTAAATTGCCTATtggtgctcctcacagtgacaatAAGAGGAGAATGGTGATCATATCTGTGTATGACGTTATTATAACAGAGTGGCAATTATTTCGTTTTTTCTTTCTTGATTTCAAAACTTCATAATAATAGGTTTCCAAATAAGGGATCCTTTACTTGTACATTATATAAATCTGCTGCTTTGAAGGTCGTTTACCACAGGCAAATGAATGTAGCCCCAAAGTAGGAATTAGGCACAGTGCATATGTTCATGTACACAGTCTTAATGCATATGAAGGCCATGCCCTTAAGCTTGCCTAGTCTGCACGATAAATATAAGACAGTCTCACCTTTTTCTCAAACAAAACTTTGGCTTCCAAACGATGTTTTTCCACCAGCTGCTCATACTGTGTTCTCATCTCTTCCATGACTTTGCCAAGATCTGCAGAGGGAGCAACTTCCATCTCCACAACTATGGAACCATTTGATAGTTTATGTAGTTCATCTATCTCCTGGCCCAAagatgaaaaagtaaataaataagtttaGCATCAGTATTCTAGTCACCAGCATATAGCTCTTAATGATGTATTGCTAGTTAGACAACAAACATCTCATTGGTTGGTATGGGATACTGAGCATTTACACTTTTCCACTTTTTTAGTAGAACCCCTGTGGTATCTACACTTACCTCACTGTGATTCCTCTTGATATAAATTAATTCCTCCTGGAGGTTCTCTATCTGAACCtctagctctgccttcacgatgGTGTATTGATCAATGACCTTTCGTAGATCAAATATATCTTTTTCTATTGAGACTCTGGCTGCTTGCTCATTCTCAAACCTAGAGAAGAAGTTGGGAAGAATAATTTAAATTAAAGCGCGTCTACCATCAGTGTTGTCTTCACCATATAATTTTATTGAGGTTTATTTATGACAGACATATTCCGAAGAGAGGAAAagcttgttttgtgtgtttttgacACTATTGTGCATTAGCATACAGAAGGGGCATTCATTGACTCAAAAATGTTTGCTTTCTGGACATGCATGCATTTTGGACAGAAAATGTGTGGATTATAGGTGTAACAAAAGAATAGGGTGGATATTCTGAGTCTGATATTTAAGCAGTGCTAGAGCTGTTTTAGAAATGTATCAAGGTCGAAAACACATATTAATAGACAGTGAATGCGTAGGACCAAAATGAGTCTGCTCACTGAACATCACATTGAAATCATAGCAGATAGAAGCACATGAAAACAAGTGTGACATAAGAGCTGGGAAACTGATTAAAGGCAGATATGTATCTCACAAGCTTCTGCCTTGTACGTTTTAAACCCCAGGGAGAATGAAATGTTTGGGAAAACTTTCTCAAAGTTTGTTTTAAGCATTTGGAAAAGCTGGTAATggtccctggggtataaatggagagagaggggtaggctccatttataaggcccatTTCGAATTTTTGAACCTGCAAGCAAGTTGCAGCTCAATCAGGCAGCTCAAACAGTCTCTCACAATCTCGGGAATAGTTGGATTCTACTGAGAGGCACTTCAATTTATGGCCAGTAAGTGCTGCTGTTTTTTATGTGTGTCTGGAACACTAGGTCCTTCACTTCAGAGATGGCGATTTAGTGTATTAGTTAGATGCCTGACAGGCTAggacttttgtttatgttttgtttgctttgaacatggtgaataaaactagctgcgaCTAGTTGAACCAAAATCAATTGACTGGTGTGATGTCCTTGGCTGATCTATCTGAAGTAGGGCCGCCTACCTCAGAAGACGGCAACCCAAATACGATCTTATGACACAAGGTAAAAGTTAAAACTATGCTCCTCACCTGCAGAAATTAGACTCATATTATTCTAGGTAACAACAGTCATTTTCCATGGGTAAAACCCACATGGAAAAAAGTATGGTTTAACTATATGTAATGGATCAGGTACCTTTTGTAATCTGATTCTCTATATAGCTGTCATCTGCTGAGTCTTCTATAATTTTCATTTGGTGAGTGACACTTTCTTCTGTTTTGATATAgatgttttaatatatatgatACACTAGAACTATTGCAAGTTGAATAGTGTGAACTATTTTCCGTCCTTgatagaaaatgttttaaaagcaATGCTTGTTATATTACATAGAAACACATAAATTAATAGCAGAAACATACTGATTGATCGCTCTGATCTGCCCATAATGgtatcttttttgttttcttatatgtattacttttgttatgtgttttatttatttcaaatgcttttttttatctttaatgttGTTGTTGATTTTGTTGAGGCAGATGTTAATTTTTTTAGTGACAGGTCTTCATAATGTTCGGTTTTCCTCATGTTGGAATTCTTTAACTGTGTGAGTACCCACCAGATCTGCTGAATTTTATTTTGCCACAAACCCCAACAAAGGGCCTTATGTAAAATTAGATGCAATTTACTTTTACACCGTTAGCATAAATTACTTTCCATACTTTAATCTGTATTCAGAGCCGCATGAATCTTAAGACTCTGAATAGTAcgaaaaatgtgtacattttagTAAGACACTTAATTTGTATCCTGTGTTAAAAGCAAATTATATACTTTAAAAGTATAATAGGCAATAAGCCATAAGGCCAAAAAAGAAACCACCCTAAAAAATCCAAGCGAGCCCCAGGGCTGTCATCCTAGGATGGTACTGGAAAAATGGGTTATGAGGGTGGCTTCAAATCATGGGAAATCCACATGGTTATAAATATGTCATAACCGCTAACAGCATATTTCTGGCGGGAGTACTGCAAAGTCAACTATGATTTCAAAATGCCAGTGGTGCCAGTTTAAAACTAACTGTAGCGAGTTGTCAGGTGTTATAACAGGCAGCCTAATTGTAGATTTCATTTGCCACTGGCAACGTTAGTAAACTAATGGTAGCAGGAACCCAGAGTTGTGACCAGCCATAGGGGAACATTGTGGAGTTGGATGGAAAGTGCAGGGTAGAATGGTCTCAGAAGAAATTTAGGAATCAACACAGATAAAGATTAGAGAAGATCATTTATTCCTTACTTTATTTTGAAGTCATTCGTTGCCAACCTGGCATTATCTATCTGAAGTAATATGCTGGCATTTTCCATAGTGGCATTTAGAACctggaaaaatattaaaatgattgtCATATTAATATGACAAACTATATGATATACTAGAATATAATTGATATAGAGCAAGCCAAGAAATGGTAAACTAGCACAACTTATGCGTTTAATAGTTTTAGCTTAAATAAACTGTAACTGCCAATGTTAAAGTCTTTCTGGTAGATACATCCTGGATTAGATAACCTGCTATGCATGTCAAATAAAAGTGACACTGTGCCTATTGCTGGAACACAGACATATCATTTCGGAAACTGTAGACATAGTAAAGCGAACTGTAGCAATAATCAATGTATAAATTCTATATATGCATCATACAAAAAACTCTTTTGTAGGGTGACAGAAAGGTTTAGGAGGGTAACAGAAAATTAGAGTAACTGttataaattattatacataGATGTAACAATAACATACTTAGTGTTAACATGATATGAACTATCAAAAGAGGAAACACATAGTGTATCCTGTATATGAAAAAAGGGGATGTTAATATATTGGGATGGGAATATCATGGACCAATCATGTTTGATGCGTAGCTGATTCTTGTAATGTGCtgatcataattttttttttattattaaccctGTTATGAAAGATTTTATAAGCACCCTTATCATCACAAGTTGTATgaagaataaattaaaacaaatttataataagttaatacatatttaaaataggAATAAAGCGTTAATTAGTGAACTTGTGAATTTTAGTTGTCACTTGCTGGAGATAAGACGTATAGAGTCGCATatgggtagcagggttgttggcagtttccagtgcagttgggcagcgtcatagcta
The nucleotide sequence above comes from Mixophyes fleayi isolate aMixFle1 chromosome 6, aMixFle1.hap1, whole genome shotgun sequence. Encoded proteins:
- the LOC142094716 gene encoding keratin, type I cytoskeletal 14-like isoform X1, which produces MYSQVTVKKVNTVKAGHVQASSIGGATYSKVSTGDYASSVYAGAGGLGTRISSSSQNVIVKGSHLQHSSREIRIIRNEKEIMQNLNERLATYIDKVHSLEKANAQLEVQIREWNNKNAANLKRDDNHYLQTIEDLKKQVLNATMENASILLQIDNARLATNDFKIKFENEQAARVSIEKDIFDLRKVIDQYTIVKAELEVQIENLQEELIYIKRNHSEEIDELHKLSNGSIVVEMEVAPSADLGKVMEEMRTQYEQLVEKHRLEAKVLFEKKVEEWNMETHNNTSELEKNRREITEFRQKVQRLEIDSQTELSKKNAADVTLENVNTQYAMQLADVQENITNLEKLLHQTRQDVSHQISEFSVLLSLKTWLEAEIATYRSLLDGEANSMSK
- the LOC142094716 gene encoding keratin, type I cytoskeletal 14-like isoform X2, producing the protein MYSQVTVKKVNTVKAGHVQASSIGGATYSKVSTGDYASSVYAGAGGLGTRISSSSQNVIVKGSHLQHSSREIRIIRNEKEIMQNLNERLATYIDKVHSLEKANAQLEVQIREWNNKNAANLKRDDNHYLQTIEDLKKQVLNATMENASILLQIDNARLATNDFKIKFENEQAARVSIEKDIFDLRKVIDQYTIVKAELEVQIENLQEELIYIKRNHSEEIDELHKLSNGSIVVEMEVAPSADLGKVMEEMRTQYEQLVEKHRLEAKVLFEKKVEEWNMETHNNTSELEKNRREITEFRQKVQRLEIDSQTELSKKNAADVTLENVNTQYAMQLADVQENITNLEKLLHQTRQDVSHQISEFSVLLSLKTWLEAEIATYRSLLDGEAK